A genomic window from Streptomyces broussonetiae includes:
- a CDS encoding amino acid deaminase/aldolase encodes MTARAADRARYDRATAHLDAPLAIVDLDAFDANAEDLVRRAAGKPVRVASKSVRCRALLERVLAKDGFQGIMSFTLAESLWLARSGFEDVLLAYPSADRTGFAELAADPKLAGAVTVMVDDVAQLDLIDAAREGGRELIRVCLELDTSLQLLGGRVRVGARRSPLRSPAQLADLARTVARRPGFRLVGIMAYEGHIAGVGDSVAGRPLRSRAIRLMQATARRELAERRAAVVRAVRAVVPDLEFVNGGGTGSVQHTAAEDSVTEIAAGSGLYVPRLFDNYTSFTGRAAALFAQPVVRRPGVGVVTVLGGGYPASGAAGGDRLPVPYLPEGLRYDPQEGPGEVQTPLLGSPADDLLIGDKVWFRHAKAGELCERFEALQLIEGDAVTATVPTYRGEGRTFL; translated from the coding sequence ATGACTGCGCGCGCCGCTGACCGGGCCCGTTACGACCGGGCCACCGCCCATCTCGACGCCCCTCTCGCGATCGTGGATCTGGATGCCTTCGACGCCAACGCGGAGGATCTGGTCCGCCGGGCCGCCGGCAAACCGGTCCGGGTCGCCAGCAAGTCGGTTCGCTGCCGGGCCCTGCTGGAACGGGTTCTGGCCAAGGACGGCTTCCAGGGCATCATGTCGTTCACCTTGGCCGAATCGCTGTGGCTTGCCCGGTCCGGTTTCGAGGACGTCCTGCTGGCCTATCCGTCCGCCGACCGCACCGGCTTCGCGGAACTGGCCGCCGATCCCAAGCTCGCCGGTGCCGTCACCGTGATGGTGGACGACGTCGCCCAGCTCGACCTCATCGACGCGGCCCGCGAGGGCGGCCGTGAACTCATCCGTGTGTGCCTGGAGTTGGACACCTCACTGCAGCTGCTGGGCGGCCGGGTCCGGGTCGGGGCCCGGCGCTCTCCGCTGCGCTCCCCCGCCCAACTCGCCGACCTGGCACGGACGGTGGCCCGACGGCCGGGTTTCCGGCTGGTGGGGATCATGGCCTACGAGGGGCACATCGCCGGCGTCGGGGACTCCGTGGCCGGGCGGCCGCTCAGGTCGCGGGCGATCCGGCTGATGCAGGCGACGGCCCGCCGCGAGCTGGCGGAGCGGCGGGCCGCGGTCGTGCGTGCGGTCCGGGCCGTCGTGCCCGACCTGGAGTTCGTCAACGGCGGTGGCACGGGCAGTGTCCAGCACACCGCGGCCGAGGACTCCGTGACCGAGATAGCGGCCGGTTCGGGGCTGTACGTGCCGCGGCTCTTCGACAACTACACGTCGTTCACCGGCCGTGCGGCGGCCCTGTTCGCACAGCCCGTCGTACGGCGGCCGGGCGTGGGGGTCGTCACGGTGCTCGGCGGCGGCTATCCGGCCTCCGGCGCGGCCGGCGGCGACCGGCTGCCGGTGCCGTATCTGCCCGAGGGCCTGAGGTACGACCCGCAGGAGGGCCCCGGCGAGGTGCAGACCCCGCTGCTGGGCTCGCCCGCCGACGATCTGCTGATCGGCGACAAGGTGTGGTTCCGGCACGCCAAGGCGGGCGAGCTGTGCGAGCGGTTCGAGGCACTGCAGCTGATCGAGGGGGACGCGGTGACGGCGACCGTGCCGACCTACCGCGGCGAGGGGCGCACCTTCCTGTGA
- a CDS encoding 3-oxoacyl-ACP reductase, translated as MTAETVCRRLVGRTAVVTGAGSGIGLATARRLASEGAHVVCADVDEARGKAVADEVGGLFVKTDVTDPEQVEALFRTAYDTYGSVDVAFNNAGISPPDDDSILETGLEAWKRVQEVNLTSVYLCCKAAIPYMRRQGRGSIINTASFVARMGAATSQISYTASKGGVLAMSRELGVQFAREGIRVNALCPGPVNTPLLQELFAKDPERAARRLVHIPLGRFAEAEEIAAAVAFLASDDSSFVNASDFLVDGGIAGAYVTPL; from the coding sequence GTGACCGCAGAAACTGTTTGCCGCCGCCTGGTCGGCCGTACCGCCGTCGTCACCGGAGCCGGCAGCGGCATCGGCCTCGCCACCGCCCGCCGGCTCGCCTCCGAGGGGGCCCACGTCGTCTGCGCGGACGTCGACGAGGCCCGCGGCAAGGCCGTCGCCGACGAGGTCGGCGGACTGTTCGTGAAGACCGACGTCACCGACCCCGAGCAGGTCGAGGCGCTGTTCAGGACGGCGTACGACACCTACGGCAGCGTCGATGTCGCCTTCAACAACGCCGGCATCTCCCCGCCCGACGACGACTCCATCCTGGAGACCGGTCTGGAGGCCTGGAAGCGGGTCCAGGAGGTCAACCTCACCTCCGTCTACCTGTGCTGCAAGGCCGCGATCCCGTACATGCGCCGCCAGGGCAGGGGCTCCATCATCAACACCGCCTCCTTCGTGGCGCGGATGGGCGCTGCCACGAGCCAGATCTCGTACACCGCATCCAAGGGCGGCGTGCTCGCGATGTCGCGCGAGCTGGGTGTGCAGTTCGCGCGGGAGGGGATCCGGGTCAACGCCCTGTGCCCCGGGCCGGTCAACACCCCACTCCTCCAGGAGCTGTTCGCCAAGGACCCCGAGCGCGCCGCACGCCGCCTGGTGCACATCCCGCTCGGCCGGTTCGCCGAGGCCGAGGAGATCGCCGCCGCCGTCGCCTTCCTGGCCAGCGACGACTCCTCGTTCGTCAACGCCAGTGACTTCCTGGTGGACGGCGGAATCGCGGGCGCGTACGTCACGCCACTTTAG
- a CDS encoding aldehyde dehydrogenase family protein: MSDSDELKVLNPATEEVVATVPAAREEDVAAAVVRAARAQTRWAVLAPADRARLLRRFADTVDNHLEELAQLEVREAGHTIGNARWEAGNARDLLLYAAGGAERLIGRQIPVPGGWNVTFQEPLGVVGVIAPWNFPMPIAAWGSFPALAAGNAVVLKPAETTPLTALRLAELALEAGLPEHVLQVLPGHGHTAGRALVDHPDVAKIVFTGSTRTGREVMERCAKLVKPVTLELGGKSPNVVFADADLEAALDPFSFLDNSGQDCCARTRILVQEAVLDQARDFLAGALAAVVVGDPADEKTQMGPLISRRQLDRVRSYVPEGAPALRGSAPDGPGFWFPPTVLTGERHDSEAAREEIFGPVAVLLPFTDEEDAIRLANDTPYGLSGSLWTRDLGRALRVSQAVRAGNLSVNSHSSVRYWTPFGGYKQSGLGRELGPDALTAFTETKNVFISNVSPSTEGPAQ, translated from the coding sequence GTGTCCGACTCAGACGAGTTGAAGGTCCTCAACCCCGCCACGGAAGAGGTCGTCGCCACCGTCCCCGCCGCGCGCGAGGAGGACGTCGCCGCCGCCGTCGTACGGGCCGCACGCGCCCAGACCCGATGGGCCGTCCTCGCTCCCGCCGACCGGGCCCGGCTGCTGCGCCGCTTCGCCGACACCGTCGACAACCACCTGGAAGAACTGGCCCAGTTGGAGGTCCGCGAGGCCGGCCACACGATCGGCAACGCCCGCTGGGAGGCCGGCAACGCCCGCGACCTGCTGCTGTACGCGGCCGGTGGCGCCGAACGCCTCATCGGCAGGCAGATCCCGGTGCCCGGCGGCTGGAACGTCACCTTCCAGGAACCGCTCGGCGTCGTCGGCGTGATCGCCCCCTGGAACTTCCCGATGCCCATCGCCGCCTGGGGCTCCTTCCCGGCCCTCGCGGCCGGCAACGCGGTCGTCCTCAAGCCCGCCGAGACCACCCCGCTCACCGCGCTCCGCCTCGCCGAACTCGCCCTGGAGGCGGGCCTGCCCGAGCACGTCCTCCAGGTGCTGCCCGGTCATGGCCACACCGCCGGACGCGCCCTGGTGGACCACCCGGACGTCGCCAAGATCGTGTTCACCGGGTCCACCCGCACCGGCCGCGAGGTCATGGAGCGCTGCGCGAAGCTCGTCAAGCCCGTCACCCTGGAACTCGGCGGCAAGAGCCCCAACGTCGTCTTCGCCGACGCCGACCTCGAGGCCGCCCTCGACCCCTTCTCCTTCCTCGACAACTCCGGCCAGGACTGCTGCGCCCGCACCCGCATCCTGGTCCAGGAGGCGGTGCTGGACCAGGCCCGGGACTTCCTCGCCGGTGCGCTGGCCGCCGTGGTCGTGGGCGACCCCGCCGACGAGAAGACGCAGATGGGCCCGCTGATCTCCCGCCGGCAACTGGACCGCGTACGGTCGTACGTCCCCGAGGGCGCCCCCGCCCTGCGCGGCAGCGCCCCCGACGGCCCCGGCTTCTGGTTCCCGCCGACCGTCCTCACCGGCGAACGGCACGACAGCGAGGCGGCCCGTGAGGAGATCTTCGGACCGGTCGCCGTCCTCCTGCCCTTCACCGACGAGGAGGACGCGATCCGCCTCGCCAACGACACCCCCTACGGCCTCTCCGGATCCCTGTGGACCCGGGACCTCGGCCGCGCCCTGCGGGTGTCCCAGGCCGTCCGCGCGGGCAACCTGTCCGTCAACTCCCACTCCAGCGTTCGCTACTGGACCCCGTTCGGCGGCTACAAGCAGTCCGGCCTCGGCCGCGAACTGGGCCCCGACGCCCTGACCGCCTTCACCGAGACCAAGAACGTCTTCATCAGCAACGTCTCCCCCAGCACGGAGGGCCCCGCACAGTGA
- a CDS encoding glutamine synthetase family protein, which yields MADRTPPLGVEELHALVVSGEIDTVVLAFPDMQGRLQGKRFAARFFLDEVLHHGTEGCNYLLAVDTEMNTVDGYEMSSWERGYGDFAMRPDLATLRRIPWHPGTALLVADLAWNDGSPVVAAPRQILRRQLERLAALGYTAQVGTELEFIVFKDSYEQAWDAGYRGLTPANQYNIDYSILGTGRIEPLLRRLRNDMAGAGLTVESAKGECNPGQHEIVFRYDEALVTCDQHALYKTGAKEIAGQEGVSITFMAKYNEREGNSCHIHLSLTDADGGNVMADGDGMSEVMRHFLAGQLAALRDFALLYAPNINSYKRFQPGSFAPTAVAWGHDNRTCALRVVGHGRSLRFENRLPGGDVNPHLAVAGLVAAGLYGIEQKLELPEPCPGNAYTADLAHVPTTLREAAELWENSPIAKAAFGDEVVAHYRNMARVELEAFDAAVTDWELRRSFERL from the coding sequence GTGGCAGACCGCACACCCCCGCTCGGCGTCGAGGAACTGCACGCCCTCGTCGTGAGTGGTGAGATCGACACTGTCGTCCTGGCCTTCCCCGATATGCAAGGGCGCCTCCAGGGCAAGCGGTTCGCCGCCCGCTTCTTCCTCGACGAGGTCCTGCACCACGGCACCGAGGGCTGCAACTACCTCCTCGCCGTCGACACCGAGATGAACACCGTCGACGGCTACGAGATGTCCTCCTGGGAGCGCGGCTACGGCGACTTCGCCATGCGCCCCGACCTCGCCACCCTGCGCCGCATCCCCTGGCACCCCGGCACCGCCCTGCTCGTCGCCGACCTCGCCTGGAACGACGGCTCCCCGGTCGTCGCCGCGCCCCGCCAGATCCTGCGCCGCCAGCTGGAGCGGCTCGCCGCACTCGGCTACACCGCCCAGGTCGGCACCGAGCTGGAGTTCATCGTCTTCAAGGACTCCTACGAACAGGCCTGGGACGCGGGCTACCGCGGCCTCACCCCGGCCAACCAGTACAACATCGACTACTCGATCCTCGGCACCGGCCGCATCGAGCCCCTGCTGCGCCGGCTGCGCAACGACATGGCCGGTGCAGGCCTCACCGTCGAGTCCGCCAAGGGCGAGTGCAACCCGGGCCAGCACGAGATCGTCTTCCGCTACGACGAGGCCCTTGTCACCTGCGACCAGCACGCGCTGTACAAGACCGGCGCCAAGGAGATCGCCGGCCAGGAGGGCGTCTCGATCACCTTCATGGCCAAGTACAACGAGCGTGAGGGCAACTCCTGCCACATCCACCTCTCGCTCACGGACGCCGACGGCGGCAACGTCATGGCCGACGGTGACGGCATGTCCGAGGTGATGCGGCACTTCCTCGCCGGACAGCTCGCCGCCCTGCGCGACTTCGCGCTCCTCTACGCCCCGAACATCAACTCCTACAAGCGGTTCCAGCCGGGCTCCTTCGCCCCCACCGCCGTCGCCTGGGGTCACGACAACCGCACCTGCGCCCTGCGCGTGGTCGGCCACGGCCGCTCCCTGCGCTTCGAGAACCGCCTGCCCGGCGGAGACGTCAACCCCCACCTCGCCGTCGCCGGTCTCGTCGCGGCCGGCCTCTACGGCATCGAGCAGAAACTCGAACTCCCCGAACCCTGCCCCGGCAACGCCTACACCGCCGACCTCGCCCACGTCCCGACCACCCTGCGCGAGGCCGCCGAACTCTGGGAGAACAGCCCCATCGCCAAGGCCGCCTTCGGCGACGAGGTCGTGGCCCACTACCGCAACATGGCGCGCGTCGAGCTGGAGGCCTTCGACGCCGCGGTCACGGACTGGGAGCTGCGCCGCTCCTTCGAACGCCTGTGA
- a CDS encoding FadR/GntR family transcriptional regulator, producing the protein MSWESGTRGVGDRLTPVLRPVRAGNGFEEALEQILQVVRLGLVPGGERLPAERELAERLGISRVTLREVLKVLQDQGLVEARRGRYGGTFVLPRTDAGGEDELRRRIAEVDVEDVLRFREVLEVGAAGLCAAHGLDEEQADRLCEALARTHDAPLADYRRLDTLLHLTLAELCGSPSLTAQYAAVRATVNDLLDCIPLLVRNLEHSQRQHTALVEAVLDGDADGAREMMREHCAGTAALLRGFLT; encoded by the coding sequence ATGTCCTGGGAGAGTGGCACCCGGGGGGTGGGCGACCGGCTCACTCCGGTGTTGCGGCCGGTGCGGGCCGGCAACGGCTTCGAGGAGGCGCTGGAGCAGATCCTCCAGGTCGTACGGCTGGGCCTGGTACCGGGCGGCGAGCGGCTGCCGGCCGAGCGGGAGCTGGCGGAGCGGCTCGGGATCAGCCGGGTGACGCTGCGCGAGGTCCTGAAGGTGCTCCAGGACCAGGGGCTGGTGGAGGCGCGGCGCGGGCGGTACGGCGGAACGTTCGTCCTGCCGCGCACGGACGCCGGCGGCGAGGACGAGCTGCGACGGCGGATCGCCGAGGTCGACGTCGAGGACGTGCTGCGCTTCCGCGAGGTCCTGGAGGTGGGCGCGGCCGGGCTGTGCGCGGCACACGGCCTCGACGAGGAGCAGGCGGACCGGCTGTGCGAGGCGCTGGCCCGTACGCACGACGCCCCGCTCGCCGACTACCGGCGCCTGGACACCCTGCTGCATCTGACGCTGGCCGAGTTGTGCGGCTCCCCGTCCCTGACCGCGCAGTACGCGGCGGTCCGGGCGACCGTCAACGACCTGCTGGACTGCATCCCGCTGCTGGTGCGCAACCTGGAGCACTCGCAGCGCCAGCACACCGCGCTGGTGGAGGCGGTCCTGGACGGGGACGCCGACGGGGCGCGGGAGATGATGCGCGAGCACTGCGCGGGCACGGCGGCCCTGCTGCGGGGCTTCCTGACGTAG
- a CDS encoding gamma-glutamyl-gamma-aminobutyrate hydrolase family protein, with amino-acid sequence MTVRPLIGISTYLESGARWGVWELEAALLPAGYPRLVQRAGGLAAMLPPDAPGRAAETVARLDGLVVAGGPDVEPARYGAERSPRTGPPARERDAWELALIDAALAAGVPLLGICRGMQLLNVALGGTLVQHLDGHAEVVGVFGDHPVEPVAGTLYAGLVPERTAVPTYHHQAVDRLGRGLVASAYATDGTVEAVELPTAQGWVLGVQWHPEMGEDLRVVRGLIAAAGGVAP; translated from the coding sequence ATGACCGTGCGACCGCTGATCGGCATCAGCACGTATCTGGAGTCCGGTGCGCGCTGGGGCGTGTGGGAGCTGGAGGCGGCGCTGCTGCCGGCCGGCTATCCACGGCTGGTGCAGCGGGCAGGCGGGCTGGCGGCGATGCTGCCGCCGGACGCCCCCGGGCGCGCGGCCGAGACGGTGGCCCGGCTGGACGGGCTGGTCGTCGCGGGCGGCCCGGACGTGGAACCGGCCCGGTACGGCGCCGAACGCTCGCCGCGCACAGGGCCGCCGGCCCGGGAGCGGGACGCGTGGGAGCTGGCGCTGATCGACGCGGCGCTGGCGGCGGGGGTGCCGCTGCTCGGGATCTGCCGGGGCATGCAGCTGCTGAACGTGGCGCTCGGCGGCACGCTCGTCCAGCATCTCGACGGGCACGCGGAGGTGGTCGGGGTGTTCGGTGACCATCCGGTCGAGCCGGTGGCAGGGACCCTGTACGCCGGGCTCGTACCGGAGCGGACCGCCGTGCCGACCTACCACCACCAGGCCGTCGACCGCCTCGGCCGGGGCCTCGTCGCCTCCGCGTACGCGACGGACGGCACGGTGGAGGCGGTGGAACTGCCGACGGCCCAAGGCTGGGTGCTCGGAGTCCAGTGGCATCCGGAGATGGGCGAGGACCTGCGGGTGGTACGGGGG